A single region of the Halopiger xanaduensis SH-6 genome encodes:
- a CDS encoding DNA-directed RNA polymerase subunit L, translating into MELRVTESTEDELSIEIAGEDHTFMNVLKGALLEHEDVSAATYDVNPEQSGGQTEPILTIKTEGGVDPLEALEEAAVDVREKAMSFRESFEDAAQAA; encoded by the coding sequence ATGGAACTGCGGGTCACCGAGAGCACCGAGGACGAACTCTCGATCGAAATCGCGGGCGAGGATCACACGTTCATGAACGTCCTCAAGGGCGCACTGCTCGAGCACGAGGACGTCAGCGCGGCGACCTACGACGTCAATCCCGAGCAGTCGGGCGGTCAGACGGAGCCGATCCTGACGATCAAGACCGAGGGCGGCGTCGATCCGCTCGAGGCGCTCGAAGAGGCGGCGGTCGACGTCCGCGAGAAGGCGATGTCGTTCCGCGAGTCGTTCGAAGACGCAGCTCAGGCGGCGTAA
- a CDS encoding rhomboid family intramembrane serine protease, with protein sequence MRWTAVALAAALAATFALSLATVSRLDRPARRWRDAAGERLVAGVPWGTLVVVAFVVCVYLFVQDGITDVSDPVTIPYRAWSFFYPLGLATAAFAHADLGHLVGNMAGTVVAAPIAEYAWGHYVPDRDADATAGGRLERWRTNPWVRALVLFPLAVIGIGLLTSVFALGPIIGFSGVVFAIVAFAIVHYPIATLIAAIGAQSILLTVYRAIQNPVSVHVVEQSPPTAPGWAGIAIQGHALGFFIGLVLGAVVLERRGRRPNALHVWLAILIFAFSRGLWQIYWYGEGNSFILFRGPGVVVVTVLALVITIALAGSDEPVVPRRVERFVARLRGQDGRRSRERPKSLVDRPLEIAAGAWTRGAGGGDTDRSPGGLERIRELAGGRTHESDEPLLANATRRSSAFLVVLLVLAVLAGTAIPVNLAVYESTEASSEAIQIEDYTVEYAEEVENGLVSGIGVDAVVDDSGLEASGVIVSSERRNIWMEAVTSQRLSFTGEETIAVGGPGWRETVHVERVGWEPVGNEPVYQIRMWEAGEEPAVVHESTGAMADVLIENRLVTITSQDGEFVLEVASNETGLIATTPLPEEGETTRAGGLAFEREDGTLYAATDGTAVAVASKETYD encoded by the coding sequence ATGCGCTGGACCGCGGTCGCGCTTGCAGCCGCCCTCGCGGCGACGTTCGCCCTCTCGCTCGCCACCGTCAGTCGACTCGACCGACCGGCACGCCGCTGGCGCGACGCGGCCGGCGAGCGACTCGTCGCGGGCGTGCCGTGGGGAACGCTGGTCGTCGTCGCGTTCGTCGTCTGCGTCTACCTGTTCGTGCAGGACGGTATTACCGACGTCAGCGACCCGGTGACGATTCCGTACCGGGCGTGGTCGTTCTTCTACCCGCTCGGGCTGGCGACGGCCGCGTTCGCCCACGCTGACCTGGGCCACCTCGTCGGCAACATGGCGGGAACCGTCGTCGCCGCGCCGATCGCCGAGTACGCCTGGGGCCACTACGTCCCCGATCGAGACGCCGACGCGACGGCTGGCGGCCGCCTCGAGCGCTGGCGAACGAATCCGTGGGTCCGGGCGCTCGTGCTCTTTCCGCTCGCGGTTATCGGCATCGGGTTGCTCACGAGCGTGTTCGCGCTCGGCCCGATAATCGGCTTTTCCGGGGTCGTCTTCGCAATCGTCGCGTTCGCGATCGTCCACTACCCGATTGCGACGCTCATCGCGGCGATCGGCGCCCAGAGCATTCTGCTGACGGTTTATCGCGCGATTCAAAATCCGGTGTCCGTCCACGTCGTCGAACAGAGCCCCCCGACCGCACCCGGGTGGGCCGGCATCGCGATCCAGGGTCACGCGCTCGGCTTTTTCATCGGACTCGTCCTCGGCGCGGTGGTCCTCGAGCGCCGCGGCCGCCGCCCGAACGCGCTCCACGTCTGGCTCGCGATCCTGATCTTCGCGTTCTCGCGGGGACTGTGGCAGATCTACTGGTACGGCGAGGGGAACTCGTTCATCCTCTTTCGGGGCCCCGGCGTCGTCGTCGTCACCGTCCTCGCGCTGGTGATCACGATCGCGCTGGCCGGCTCCGACGAGCCCGTCGTTCCGCGGCGCGTCGAGCGGTTCGTCGCACGCCTCCGCGGCCAGGACGGCCGTCGCTCGAGGGAGCGACCGAAGTCGCTCGTCGACCGACCGCTCGAGATCGCCGCCGGCGCGTGGACCCGCGGTGCGGGCGGCGGAGACACCGACCGCAGCCCGGGGGGACTCGAGCGGATCCGCGAACTCGCCGGGGGCCGAACGCACGAATCGGACGAGCCTCTGTTGGCGAACGCGACCCGGCGCAGTTCCGCGTTTCTGGTCGTCCTCCTCGTGCTCGCGGTGCTGGCCGGGACGGCGATTCCCGTCAACCTCGCCGTCTACGAGTCGACCGAGGCTTCGAGCGAGGCGATCCAGATCGAGGACTACACGGTCGAGTACGCCGAGGAGGTCGAGAACGGGCTGGTCTCCGGCATCGGCGTCGACGCGGTGGTCGACGACAGCGGGCTCGAGGCCAGCGGCGTCATCGTCTCGAGCGAGCGACGGAACATCTGGATGGAGGCGGTCACGAGCCAGCGACTCTCGTTCACCGGCGAGGAGACGATCGCGGTCGGCGGCCCCGGCTGGCGCGAGACGGTCCACGTCGAACGCGTCGGCTGGGAGCCGGTCGGCAACGAACCGGTGTACCAGATCCGGATGTGGGAAGCGGGCGAGGAGCCCGCGGTCGTCCACGAATCGACGGGCGCGATGGCCGACGTTCTGATCGAGAACCGGCTGGTGACGATCACCTCGCAGGACGGCGAGTTCGTCCTCGAGGTCGCCTCGAACGAGACCGGCCTGATCGCGACGACGCCGCTTCCCGAGGAGGGCGAAACGACGCGAGCCGGCGGCCTCGCCTTCGAACGCGAGGACGGCACGCTGTACGCCGCCACGGACGGGACGGCGGTCGCCGTCGCGAGCAAAGAGACGTACGACTGA
- a CDS encoding ABC transporter ATP-binding protein, with product MSHRSLPKSASEAADADSDADADVDATSARDDGRADPRSPAAVRLENVTHEYGADGGFRSSGGRSVTALRDVSLSIRPGEIVGLEGPSGSGKSTILHAVTGLLVPTDGTVEVMETDLTSLSERERTRMRRRHVGIVFQRFHLLPSLSARANVALPLVQVGVPKATRRERAEELLEGVGLADRASHLPGELSGGERQRVAIARALATDPDVIVADEPTGELDTATGRNVLELLTDVGRERDRAVLVASHDDDTLAVADRVISLRDGQVVTDGG from the coding sequence ATGAGCCACCGTTCACTCCCGAAATCGGCGTCGGAAGCGGCTGACGCCGATTCCGATGCCGACGCCGACGTCGATGCCACGTCCGCCCGAGACGACGGCCGCGCCGACCCCCGGTCGCCGGCCGCCGTCCGTCTCGAGAACGTCACTCACGAGTACGGCGCCGACGGCGGCTTCCGATCGAGCGGGGGCCGGTCGGTGACCGCGCTCCGCGACGTCTCGCTGTCGATCCGCCCCGGCGAGATCGTCGGCCTCGAGGGGCCGAGCGGGAGCGGCAAGTCAACGATTCTGCACGCGGTCACGGGGCTGTTAGTGCCGACCGACGGAACCGTCGAGGTGATGGAGACGGATCTCACCTCCCTCTCCGAGCGGGAGCGAACGCGGATGCGCCGGCGCCACGTCGGCATCGTCTTCCAGCGGTTCCACCTCCTGCCGTCGCTGTCGGCCCGCGCGAACGTCGCCCTGCCGCTGGTGCAGGTGGGCGTCCCCAAAGCCACCCGTCGCGAGCGCGCCGAGGAACTGCTCGAGGGCGTCGGACTCGCCGACCGAGCGAGCCACCTGCCCGGCGAACTCAGCGGCGGCGAACGCCAGCGGGTCGCGATCGCCAGGGCGCTGGCGACCGATCCCGACGTCATCGTCGCGGACGAACCGACCGGCGAACTCGACACGGCGACCGGCCGAAACGTGCTCGAGCTGTTGACCGACGTCGGCCGGGAGCGCGACAGGGCGGTGCTGGTCGCGTCCCACGACGACGACACGCTGGCGGTCGCCGACCGCGTGATCTCGCTCCGGGACGGGCAGGTGGTGACGGATGGCGGATAA
- a CDS encoding ABC transporter permease, with protein MADKRGDDETRETGTPIDGTRRQRWSDLVGFSVTRLWNRATRTRSGRIAATISAVALTIALLVVVTGVAMGLADGGVVSHDDAAVRVMPEESGALSSVDGVERPRLGETNSRAATIAEREGVDHASPVLTETVRLEVAGDDDGSGASESKHVLLVGVVPDDESRTVAGLPTDALEPGDPHYAEGSYDGVPRQEVVLSEAAASRLGATTGDELELTGPGAEAAAAGDGTTPSVTVTAVEPAGDSGSDGQDAERAAPVALVHLSELQTASGADDGELADRVLVWGESDAAEAAAADAYPDAAVESAAELDLESLFDDGLALATSLLALLASVVICASFVATTMGMTVDQDRRTLAVLEAVGFPASSRLLVVALSTLVTTVVGAVLGAAIGICGVHAVNAVASATVAPGAVATVHPLFVPYAVGVALVSGLVAVPYPLAVASRTSVLAEVGQ; from the coding sequence ATGGCGGATAAGCGCGGCGACGACGAGACGAGGGAGACGGGCACACCTATCGACGGCACGCGCCGTCAGCGCTGGAGTGATCTCGTCGGATTCTCGGTTACCCGACTGTGGAACCGCGCGACGCGAACGCGGTCGGGCCGCATCGCGGCGACGATCAGCGCGGTCGCGCTGACGATCGCCCTGCTGGTCGTCGTGACCGGCGTCGCAATGGGGCTGGCCGACGGGGGCGTCGTCAGCCACGACGACGCCGCCGTTCGCGTCATGCCGGAGGAGAGCGGCGCGCTCTCGTCGGTCGACGGCGTCGAGCGACCCCGGCTCGGCGAGACGAATTCGCGGGCGGCGACGATCGCCGAGCGCGAGGGGGTCGACCACGCGTCGCCGGTACTCACCGAGACGGTTCGGCTCGAGGTGGCCGGCGACGACGATGGCAGTGGCGCCTCCGAGTCCAAACACGTGCTACTCGTCGGCGTCGTCCCCGACGACGAGTCCAGAACCGTCGCCGGCCTCCCGACGGACGCGCTCGAGCCGGGCGATCCCCACTACGCCGAGGGGTCGTACGACGGCGTGCCGCGCCAGGAGGTCGTCCTCTCGGAGGCCGCGGCGAGCAGGCTCGGCGCGACGACCGGCGACGAACTCGAGTTGACGGGTCCCGGCGCCGAGGCCGCCGCGGCGGGCGACGGGACGACGCCGTCGGTCACGGTGACCGCCGTCGAACCGGCCGGCGATAGCGGATCGGACGGGCAGGACGCGGAGCGGGCCGCGCCCGTCGCGCTCGTCCACCTGAGCGAACTCCAGACGGCTTCCGGGGCGGACGACGGCGAACTCGCGGACCGGGTCCTCGTGTGGGGCGAGTCCGACGCGGCCGAAGCGGCGGCCGCCGACGCCTATCCCGACGCGGCCGTCGAATCGGCCGCCGAACTCGACCTCGAGTCGCTGTTCGACGACGGGCTGGCGCTCGCGACGAGCCTGCTGGCGCTGCTGGCCAGCGTGGTGATCTGCGCGTCGTTCGTCGCGACGACGATGGGGATGACCGTCGACCAGGACCGGCGCACGCTCGCCGTCCTCGAGGCGGTCGGCTTCCCGGCCTCGAGCCGGCTGCTGGTCGTCGCGCTGTCGACGCTCGTCACGACGGTCGTCGGCGCGGTGCTCGGCGCCGCGATCGGAATCTGCGGCGTCCACGCCGTCAACGCCGTGGCATCGGCGACGGTGGCGCCGGGAGCGGTCGCGACCGTTCACCCGCTGTTCGTCCCCTACGCCGTCGGCGTCGCCCTGGTCTCGGGGCTGGTTGCGGTTCCCTACCCGCTCGCGGTCGCCTCGCGAACGTCCGTCCTCGCGGAGGTGGGACAATGA
- a CDS encoding ABC transporter permease, translated as MSVSAAIVRGKAVVGLAFAQLRRSPGRTALTVIAVAVAVLAVTLLASLGVGVVETGERGLDNADQDIWISSDPVDPAASGTENPIVGSHGIAGQLMQRDDVSYAAPIGMYDVYVGTDPDDLERHPAVGVRETHEGFDFQSGGGFETPPEAYEGGRTEEPMTEEIVLDPRVAEKIGADVGDTIYVGTSRQTAPEYEFTVVGTSSYYSQYLGSETVTMPLVDLQAVAGTTGTDRATFITADVADGADREAVASELDEEYPGYDVRTSDEQIEAMFAERPLVLASGATLVGLAIVGGVVLTVNLFVLVAAQQRDELAALRAVGLSRRVLAGTIAVQGLVTGVVGGAVGLVATPLLSSGFNRVAASVAGFENLLQTPPKVYAAGFAVAIVVGTVVALVAGWRAGKYASIEHLEI; from the coding sequence ATGAGCGTCAGCGCGGCGATCGTCCGCGGAAAAGCGGTCGTCGGCCTCGCGTTCGCTCAGCTCCGCCGGTCGCCCGGCCGCACCGCGCTGACGGTGATCGCAGTGGCGGTCGCCGTCCTCGCGGTCACCCTGCTCGCGAGCCTCGGCGTCGGCGTCGTCGAAACCGGCGAGCGGGGACTGGACAACGCCGATCAGGACATCTGGATCTCGAGCGACCCCGTCGATCCCGCCGCCAGCGGCACCGAGAATCCGATCGTCGGTTCCCACGGGATCGCGGGACAGCTGATGCAGCGCGACGACGTCAGCTACGCCGCGCCGATCGGGATGTACGACGTCTACGTCGGGACGGATCCCGACGACCTCGAGCGCCACCCCGCCGTGGGCGTGCGGGAGACCCACGAGGGGTTCGACTTCCAGTCCGGCGGCGGGTTCGAAACGCCGCCGGAGGCCTACGAGGGCGGCCGGACCGAGGAGCCGATGACCGAGGAGATCGTGCTCGATCCCCGCGTGGCCGAGAAGATCGGCGCCGACGTCGGCGACACGATCTACGTCGGCACCAGCCGCCAGACGGCGCCCGAGTACGAGTTCACCGTCGTCGGCACCTCGAGCTACTACTCGCAGTACCTCGGCTCGGAGACGGTGACGATGCCGCTCGTGGACCTGCAGGCCGTCGCCGGGACGACGGGTACCGACCGGGCGACGTTCATCACCGCCGACGTGGCCGACGGCGCCGACCGGGAAGCCGTCGCGAGCGAACTCGACGAGGAGTATCCGGGCTACGACGTCCGCACGAGCGACGAGCAGATCGAGGCGATGTTCGCGGAGCGGCCGCTCGTGCTCGCCAGCGGCGCGACGCTGGTCGGGCTGGCGATCGTCGGCGGCGTCGTCCTCACGGTCAACCTGTTCGTGCTCGTGGCCGCCCAGCAGCGCGACGAACTCGCGGCGCTGCGGGCCGTCGGCCTCTCCCGGCGGGTCCTCGCGGGGACGATCGCCGTCCAGGGGCTCGTCACCGGCGTCGTCGGGGGCGCCGTCGGCCTCGTCGCGACCCCGCTGCTCTCGAGCGGGTTCAACCGCGTCGCGGCGTCGGTCGCCGGCTTCGAGAACCTGCTGCAGACGCCGCCGAAGGTCTACGCCGCCGGCTTCGCGGTGGCGATCGTCGTCGGCACCGTCGTCGCGCTCGTCGCCGGCTGGCGCGCCGGAAAGTACGCGAGCATCGAACACCTCGAGATCTAA
- a CDS encoding METTL5 family protein, with product MAGPSRRSLARELESLADFSEPSASLEQYLTPSDIAAHICHRAALEGDLERPVVDLGTGTGMLAIAAALAGSDRVLGIDVDPDALAVARENAARVGADSIDWILGDATRPPLTRADRTVLSNPPFGAQRGNRHADRRFLETASEIATVSYTIHNEGSQEFVESFAADEGGEVTHAFRAEFPLERRFEFHESAEETLAAEVFRIEW from the coding sequence ATGGCAGGCCCCTCGCGTCGCTCGCTCGCCCGGGAGCTCGAGTCGCTCGCGGACTTTTCCGAGCCGTCGGCCTCGCTCGAGCAGTATCTCACGCCGTCCGACATCGCCGCCCACATCTGCCACCGCGCCGCCCTCGAGGGCGACCTCGAGCGGCCGGTCGTCGACCTCGGTACCGGGACGGGTATGCTCGCGATCGCGGCCGCGCTCGCCGGTTCCGACCGCGTGCTGGGCATCGACGTGGACCCCGACGCGCTCGCCGTCGCCCGGGAAAACGCGGCTCGCGTCGGCGCCGATTCGATCGACTGGATTCTGGGGGACGCGACCCGCCCGCCGCTGACTCGCGCCGACCGAACCGTGCTTTCGAACCCGCCCTTCGGCGCACAGCGCGGCAACCGCCACGCCGACCGCCGGTTTCTCGAGACGGCAAGCGAGATCGCGACCGTCTCCTACACTATCCACAACGAGGGCAGTCAGGAGTTCGTCGAGTCGTTCGCGGCCGACGAGGGCGGCGAGGTGACCCACGCCTTCCGCGCCGAGTTCCCGCTCGAGCGGCGGTTCGAGTTCCACGAGTCCGCGGAGGAGACGCTCGCGGCGGAAGTGTTTCGTATCGAGTGGTAA
- a CDS encoding DUF7139 domain-containing protein — translation MPAEQPLDGYLFDLYRRYIGEPENRTDVYLGFGLFLGGVGLAVVALLLFLWSSTFSRTDPAYFTWVQPAYALGMLSLPAMILGVVVLLPADRKTIGVSTAGAAVTVAATVGFLFAYPDNWNFMAETDYTVEVTATYAVGLAGLTASTGAALIAHYLDMAREADRVEVDSTDEESESYSDEEIQRDIDEAMEDVELSWGGVEKTEHKRLNFSEDEFDEVHVSDAGTTTTRSSGVDAQVAGLKGLKGGETKTTTSSATVDDQTQKLKELREQRRAEELAEADDGARGPLASLLDSLRNLLERN, via the coding sequence ATGCCAGCGGAACAGCCCCTCGACGGCTATCTCTTCGACCTCTACCGCCGCTATATCGGCGAGCCGGAGAACCGGACCGACGTCTATCTCGGGTTCGGTCTGTTCCTCGGCGGCGTCGGACTGGCGGTCGTCGCACTGCTCCTTTTCCTCTGGAGCAGCACGTTCAGCAGAACCGATCCGGCCTACTTCACGTGGGTCCAGCCGGCCTACGCGCTCGGGATGCTCTCGCTGCCGGCGATGATCCTCGGCGTCGTCGTCCTGTTGCCCGCCGACCGGAAGACCATCGGCGTCTCGACGGCCGGCGCGGCCGTCACCGTCGCGGCGACGGTCGGGTTCCTCTTCGCGTACCCGGACAACTGGAACTTCATGGCCGAGACCGACTACACCGTCGAGGTCACCGCGACCTACGCCGTCGGCCTCGCGGGGCTGACCGCCTCCACCGGCGCCGCGCTGATCGCCCACTACCTCGACATGGCCCGCGAAGCCGACCGCGTCGAAGTCGACTCGACCGACGAGGAGAGCGAATCCTACTCCGACGAGGAGATCCAGCGGGACATCGACGAGGCCATGGAGGACGTCGAACTCTCCTGGGGCGGGGTCGAGAAGACCGAGCACAAGCGCCTGAACTTCTCCGAAGACGAGTTCGACGAGGTCCACGTCAGCGACGCCGGCACGACGACCACCCGCTCCTCCGGCGTCGACGCACAGGTCGCCGGCCTCAAGGGACTGAAGGGCGGCGAGACGAAGACCACCACCTCGAGCGCGACGGTCGACGACCAGACCCAGAAACTGAAGGAACTCCGCGAGCAGCGCCGGGCCGAGGAGCTCGCCGAGGCGGACGACGGCGCTCGCGGCCCGCTGGCCTCGCTGCTCGACTCCTTGCGGAACCTCCTCGAGAGGAATTAA
- the dph2 gene encoding diphthamide biosynthesis enzyme Dph2 — protein sequence MSQESEYTEGDLRNTGMQLRHDREWDYELDRIVDAIEERDAKKVGLQFPEGLKRRGPAVADDLRQLADDDVTFMLSGQPCYGACDLDTYLMKRTDVFVHFGHSPMKNTDKVIYVPLFSNVEVTPIMEEALDTLEPPEETEGVGLVTTAQHMNRYDEMSAFLEERGYEVHSRRGDERLTHEGQVLGCNYASADVPADQVLYVGGGKFHPLGLAMEHPDKHVVIADPVNNVVTVADTEKFMKQRYGAVHRAMDAEKWGVIFCTKIGQGRWEIAQDILEDNDNAYLITMDEVTPDRLRNFDMDAFVNTGCPRITTDDGPQFHKPMLTPGEYEIAVGNKPLDELSFDTFHGTW from the coding sequence ATGAGTCAGGAGTCGGAGTACACCGAGGGGGACCTCCGGAACACCGGAATGCAACTGCGGCACGACCGCGAGTGGGACTACGAACTCGATCGGATCGTCGACGCGATCGAAGAACGGGACGCCAAAAAGGTCGGGCTGCAGTTCCCCGAAGGACTGAAGCGGCGCGGCCCAGCCGTCGCCGACGACCTCCGCCAACTCGCGGACGACGACGTCACCTTCATGCTCTCGGGCCAGCCGTGTTACGGCGCCTGCGACCTCGACACCTATCTGATGAAACGCACCGACGTGTTCGTCCACTTCGGCCACTCGCCGATGAAGAACACGGACAAGGTGATCTACGTCCCGCTGTTCTCGAACGTCGAAGTCACGCCGATCATGGAGGAGGCCCTCGACACCCTCGAGCCGCCCGAGGAGACCGAGGGCGTCGGCCTCGTGACGACGGCCCAGCACATGAACCGCTACGACGAGATGAGCGCCTTCCTCGAGGAGCGCGGGTACGAGGTCCACAGCCGCCGCGGCGACGAGCGACTGACCCACGAGGGACAGGTGCTTGGCTGCAACTACGCGAGCGCGGACGTGCCCGCGGATCAAGTCCTGTACGTCGGCGGCGGGAAGTTCCACCCGCTCGGGCTGGCGATGGAACACCCCGACAAGCACGTCGTCATCGCCGACCCCGTCAACAACGTCGTCACCGTCGCGGACACGGAGAAGTTCATGAAGCAACGGTACGGCGCGGTCCACCGCGCGATGGACGCCGAGAAGTGGGGCGTCATCTTCTGCACCAAGATCGGCCAGGGCCGTTGGGAGATCGCCCAGGACATCCTCGAGGACAACGACAACGCCTACCTCATCACGATGGACGAGGTGACGCCGGACCGGCTTCGCAACTTCGACATGGACGCGTTCGTCAACACCGGCTGCCCGCGGATCACGACCGACGACGGCCCGCAGTTCCACAAGCCGATGCTCACCCCCGGCGAGTACGAGATCGCCGTCGGCAACAAGCCGCTCGACGAGCTCTCTTTCGATACGTTCCACGGCACCTGGTAA
- a CDS encoding DUF7344 domain-containing protein: protein MSNTAASGRSTTARNDCFRSLADATRRALLRLVHERSPDGIGKNDLIRELAAVTADKPVDDVTDAEYQRVAVACQHTHLPTLLEAGLVAEAENTDTDEDVIVTTDHWAFDEPALENVIAGRLDAPAAELDTLFDAVADSRRRLALSVLAGNARSDSEAMDRDALARAVAARETDAGADDIAQEHVDAVYSSLVHVHLPLLEDAGLVAVASDGVAYDGHPELHVSWIGDDAIDAGADETALAEIDIQIRSEFTITVAAEQSLRE from the coding sequence ATGAGTAACACAGCGGCCAGCGGACGATCGACGACTGCCCGAAACGACTGCTTCCGGTCGCTTGCGGACGCCACCCGACGCGCTCTCCTCCGACTCGTGCACGAGCGATCGCCCGACGGCATCGGGAAAAACGATCTTATCCGCGAGCTCGCGGCGGTAACTGCAGATAAACCGGTCGACGACGTGACGGATGCGGAGTACCAGCGAGTCGCCGTCGCCTGCCAGCACACGCACCTGCCGACGCTGCTCGAGGCGGGCCTCGTCGCGGAAGCCGAGAACACCGACACCGACGAAGACGTGATCGTCACGACGGACCACTGGGCATTCGACGAACCCGCGCTCGAGAACGTCATCGCGGGCCGCCTCGACGCACCCGCCGCGGAACTCGACACGCTGTTCGACGCCGTCGCCGACTCGCGCCGCCGGCTCGCGCTCTCCGTCCTCGCGGGCAACGCCCGCAGCGACTCCGAGGCGATGGACCGCGACGCGCTCGCTCGAGCGGTCGCCGCTCGCGAGACCGATGCAGGCGCCGACGACATCGCACAGGAGCACGTCGATGCGGTCTACAGTTCGCTCGTCCACGTTCACCTGCCGCTTCTCGAGGACGCCGGACTCGTCGCGGTCGCGTCGGACGGCGTCGCCTACGACGGCCATCCCGAACTGCACGTCTCCTGGATCGGCGACGACGCGATCGACGCGGGCGCGGACGAGACGGCGCTCGCGGAGATCGACATCCAGATCCGCTCGGAGTTCACGATCACCGTCGCCGCCGAGCAGTCGCTGCGCGAGTAG
- a CDS encoding MBL fold metallo-hydrolase gives MIQSDWGDWFIQQIEDANPDGVAVWYLGCNGFVLKDSEGTTIYIDPYLGLGNPPRTVRMIPVPFTPGDVETADAVLATHEHTDHVDGPSQAPILENTGATFYGADDSLAVAREENWTDEWDVDGDQFAEVSEGDTLEIGAFTVHVEEAYDPDATHPVSYVVEHEAGTVFHGGDTKPSDEFARIGDEYDIDLGILAFGTVGMIPDKETLEPKRTRWYNDENQIVEAADDLALERLLPSHWDMWRGLTSDPKVLHHHAKSFEHPRELELVEIGDRVEL, from the coding sequence ATGATCCAGAGCGACTGGGGCGATTGGTTCATCCAGCAGATCGAAGACGCGAATCCCGACGGCGTCGCGGTCTGGTACCTCGGCTGCAACGGCTTCGTCCTGAAGGACAGCGAAGGGACGACCATCTACATTGACCCGTACCTCGGCCTCGGCAACCCGCCGCGGACCGTGCGGATGATCCCCGTCCCGTTCACGCCCGGCGACGTCGAAACCGCCGACGCGGTGCTGGCGACCCACGAGCACACCGACCACGTCGACGGGCCCAGCCAGGCGCCGATCCTCGAGAACACGGGCGCGACCTTCTACGGCGCCGACGACAGCCTCGCGGTCGCGCGCGAAGAAAACTGGACCGACGAGTGGGACGTCGACGGCGACCAGTTCGCCGAAGTCAGCGAGGGCGACACCCTCGAAATCGGCGCGTTCACCGTCCACGTCGAGGAGGCGTACGACCCCGACGCGACCCACCCGGTGAGCTACGTCGTCGAGCACGAGGCCGGCACGGTCTTCCACGGCGGCGACACGAAACCGAGCGACGAGTTCGCCCGCATCGGCGACGAGTACGACATCGACCTCGGAATTCTCGCGTTCGGCACCGTCGGGATGATCCCGGACAAGGAGACCCTCGAGCCGAAGCGAACGCGCTGGTACAACGACGAGAACCAGATCGTCGAGGCGGCCGACGACCTCGCGCTCGAGCGACTCCTGCCGAGCCACTGGGACATGTGGCGCGGCCTCACGTCGGATCCGAAGGTGCTCCACCACCACGCGAAGAGCTTCGAGCACCCCCGCGAACTGGAGCTCGTCGAGATCGGCGATCGCGTCGAACTCTAG